One segment of Primulina tabacum isolate GXHZ01 chromosome 14, ASM2559414v2, whole genome shotgun sequence DNA contains the following:
- the LOC142524717 gene encoding heat shock cognate 70 kDa protein-like has protein sequence MSGKCETPAIGIDLGTTYSCVAVWRHDRVEVIPNDQGNRITPSCVAFKETQRLIGDAAMNAAAANPTNTVFDAKRLIGRRFSDPLVQKDVMHWPFKVVSGHEDKPMIVVTYKDEEKQFAAEEISSMVLTKMKEIAEAFLGVKVRDVVITVPAYFNDSQRRATRDAGTISGLNVLRIIVEPTAAAIAYGLDKKSSVERNVLIFDLGGGTFDVSLLTMFDNVIKVKSTAGDTHLGGEDFDNRMVNYFVDEISRKYKKDISSTRRALRRLKTACERLKRNLSFMAHSTIEIDCLYNGIDFESKLSRAKFEELNMDLFQECVGHVEKCLQDAKMDKKSIHDVVLVGGSTRIPKVQQMLQDFFNGKELCKCIHPDEAVAYGAAVQAANLTGQGNQEIQDLVVWDVTPLSLGVGVTDDEMSIVVPRNTTVPSKTEKRFTTRSDNETAVTFSVYEGERARASDNILLGKFVLSGIAPAPRHVPKLKVCFDIDCNGILIVSAEDEKTSNANSIVINNVKGMLSKDEIGILLEEAERYKSEDEELKNMFKAKNLLEHYVYSTRATVMNKKRALQLPVTDAEKIEDDIRCAIRWLEEYKFAGADVFEDKRKELESMWNPIITKCTAF, from the exons ATGTCCGGGAAATGCGAAACGCCGGCGATTGGGATCGATTTGGGAACAACATATTCGTGTGTGGCCGTGTGGCGCCATGATCGGGTGGAGGTCATACCCAATGATCAGGGCAACCGCATCACACCTTCTTGTGTAGCTTTCAAAGAAACTCAACGACTCATCGGCGACGCAGCCATGAATGCGGCAGCTGCGAACCCAACCAACACTGTTTTTG ATGCGAAGAGATTGATTGGCCGGAGATTCAGCGACCCTCTGGTGCAGAAAGATGTGATGCATTGGCCATTCAAGGTCGTTTCTGGTCATGAAGACAAGCCCATGATTGTGGTTACCTACAAAGATGAAGAGAAACAATTtgctgctgaagagatttcatcCATGGTCCTCACAAAAATGAAGGAGATCGCTGAAGCTTTTCTTGGAGTTAAAGTAAGAGACGTGGTTATTACTGTGCCGGCCTATTTCAATGATTCACAACGGCGAGCGACCAGGGATGCTGGAACTATATCTGGGCTCAATGTCTTGCGCATCATTGTGGAACCTACTGCTGCTGCCATTGCCTACGGTCTTGATAAAAAGTCTAGCGTCGAAAGGAATGTGCTTATTTTCGACCTTGGTGGTGGCACGTTTGATGTCTCACTTCTCACAATGTTTGACAATGTCATCAAGGTTAAGTCAACTGCGGGTGACACACACCTTGGAGGAGAGGATTTTGATAATAGAATGGTGAACTATTTTGTGGACGAGATCTCGAGGAAGTACAAAAAGGATATAAGTAGCACACGACGAGCATTGAGAAGGTTGAAGACAGCTTGCGAGAGGCTAAAGAGGAATCTATCTTTTATGGCACATTCAACTATTGAAATTGACTGTTTGTACAATGGCATCGATTTTGAGTCTAAACTAAGTCGTGCCAAATTCGAGGAGCTAAACATGGACTTGTTTCAGGAATGCGTTGGCCATGTCGAAAAGTGTTTGCAGGATGCCAAGATGGACAAGAAAAGTATCCACGACGTGGTGCTTGTTGGTGGATCTACTAGAATTCCAAAGGTGCAACAAATGCTTCAAGATTTCTTTAACGGCAAGGAGTTGTGCAAATGTATTCACCCTGATGAGGCTGTAGCCTATGGTGCAGCGGTTCAAGCAGCGAATCTGACTGGTCAGGGTAATCAAGAGATTCAAGACTTGGTGGTGTGGGATGTCACCCCTCTCTCTCTTGGTGTGGGTGTTACAGATGATGAAATGAGTATAGTAGTTCCCCGCAATACCACAGTTCCTTCTAAAACGGAAAAGAGGTTCACCACTCGTTCCGATAACGAAACAGCTGTCACGTTTTCGGTGTATGAGGGTGAAAGGGCAAGAGCAAGTGATAACATTCTGTTGGGTAAATTTGTCTTGTCTGGCATTGCTCCTGCACCGAGGCACGTCCCTAAATTAAAGGTGTGCTTTGATATCGACTGTAATGGTATCTTGATTGTTTCTGCCGAAGACGAAAAAACCAGTAATGCAAACAGCATCGTTATCAACAATGTGAAAGGCATGTTGTCCAAGGATGAGATTGGTATACTGTTGGAAGAAGCCGAGAGATATAAGTCCGAAGACGAGGAGCTTAAAAATATGTTCAAGGCAAAGAATCTCTTGGAGCATTATGTTTATAGCACCAGAGCTACTGTCATGAACAAAAAGCGTGCTCTCCAATTACCAGTTACTGATGCTGAAAAGATAGAAGATGATATCAGATGTGCTATCCGGTGGCTGGAAGAATACAAATTCGCCGGAGCAGACGTGTTTGAAGATAAAAGGAAGGAGTTGGAGAGCATGTGGAATCCTATTATAACAAAATGCACCGCATTCTGA